GAAGACGCCGCGGTCGTTCGCGGCGAGCCCGGTGTAGTCGCCGAAGCTCCGCCGCTCGTCGTCGACGTCGGTCGGTCCGACCCCGGCCTTCGCGAAGGCCGTGAAAGGCTCGAGGGAGACCGGCCGGTTCGCGCCGAAGGGGCCGCCTGGGATCGCCGACGAGGCATGGAAGAACCTGAATCGCGGCTTCGAGGGGTCCTCGCGCATGTCGTAGAAGGCCACGTGGAGCGCGCCCGCCGGATCGACGGCGGCCCACGGGTAGAGCTGATGGACGCCGTTCCCGACGGCATCGTCGTTCACGCGGCGAGGGGCGGCCCACGTCGCCCCGCCGTCGAGGCTCGTGGCCGCGAGAACGTCCACGTCGCCATGGCGGAAATCGTGCCACACCGCGTGGAGGACGTTTTGCTCCGGATCGGCGACGAGGGCGGGCAGCGTGTGCATGCGCGCGTAGCGGGGGAGCGGCGGGGCGATCTTGACGTCCGCGGCGGCGCGCGGCGCGGACCACGTGGCCCCGTCGTCCGAGGACACGACGTGGTCGAGCGTGGACGTCTCGTAATTAACCCAGAGGAGGTGCGCGCGACCGTCCGGCGTGAACGCGACCTGCGTCCCGTTGTTGTGCCGCCCGCGGCTTGCGAGCGCGGGCTTGGACCATGTCGCGCCGCCGTCCGTCGACCGGGAGACGACGATGTCCCCGATGTCGACGTCGAGGCCGGTCCGCATCTCGACGTCGCGCAGCATGTCCTGCGCGGGCTCCTTCTGCCACGCGACGATGATCGTGCCCGTCTTCGGGCCCACGGCGAGCCACTCCTTGTCGTTGAAGGCGGTCACGATGTCGCTCTCGTCGACGAGCCCGACGCTCGACCACGTCGCGCCGCCGTCGTGGCTTTTCGCGACGAACACGGCGCTCGTCGGCTGGAACGCGAGGCCCGCGAGATACAGCTCCCCCGCGGGGCCGAACGCGAGCGCGGGATCGCTCAGTCGCTGGAACCGCGGCGCCCCCGCGGCGAGGCGCGCGACGTCCTCCGCCCTGAACCGCGAGGCCGTCCACGACGCGCCAGCGTCCGCGGTGCGGTGGAGCGCGAAGCCCCCCATCGAGTTGGCCGCGACGACGAGGTTCGCGGGGTCCACGGGGTTCGCGGCGATCGTGACCTCGGCCGCGCGCTCGCGCTCGGGCGTGAGGCGCCATTCGGCGACACCGTGCGGCGGCCCGTCCGGAGACGCGGGTTCGGGCGCTCCTGCGCATCCCGCGAAGACGACCGCGAGAACGACGAGCGCGGGCGCGGAACGAGACATCGCCCGGCGAGACGGATGGCGCATCATAGCGCTTGCGATGGCGCGGCGCCCGCGCCCCAACACCCGGCCCACGCCTTGATACCCGAAGCGCGCGTTCTCCGCATGTGCCATCCCGACGCGAGACCGCCACCCTCGGCGGCGGTTGCTTCTGGTGCCTCGAGGCCGCGTACGAGCAGCTCTCCGGCGTCGAAAGCGTCGTGAGCGGCTACGCGGGCGGTCACGTGGAGAACCCCACGTACGAGGCCGTCTGCGACGGCGAAACGGGCCACGCGGAGGTCGTGCAAGTTACGTTCGATCCCGCGGTCGTGTCCTACCGCGAGATCCTCGAGGTCTTCTTCTCGATCCATGATCCCACGACGAAGGACCGCCAGGGGAACGACGTGGGTCCGCAGTACCGGTCGATCGTCCTCACGCATTCCGATGCCCAGCGGCAGACCGCGGAGGCCGTGATGAAGGAGATCGAGAGCGAAGGGATCTGGGACCGGCCCCTCGTGACGGAGGTGGCCCCGCTCACGACGTTCTACCCCGCCGAGTCGTACCACCAGGGCTACTACCGCCGCAATCCCCTCCAGCCCTACTGCCTGGGCGTCGTGCGGCCGAAGCTCGCGAAGTTCCGCTCGAAGTGGGCCTCGAAGCTCAAGCGCTGACGCCGCGGCCACAGCAAGGGTTATGACGCCCCCGGGGCGCTCGCTCCCCGAGAGCATGCCCGCCGCCCGATCCTTCGCGTTCGTCGCCGTCGCCGTCCTCGCGCTTGCGGGCTGCGTCGCCCCCTCCACGTCCGATCCCGTGATCCCGTCGACGGGCGGCGCCGACGTCGTCCCGGACCGCTGGTGGGAGAAGGCCATCCCGTGGGGCGAGGGCCACGACCACGGCAACCCGGCGCACCACGCGAACCTCTCGACGCCCAACTTTGAGGTCGTCGGGTACGATCCCCTCGTCACGAAGGAGCTCGGAACGACGGCCCGGGGCATGGGCTGCGGCGGCGCCGCGACGCAGACGGAAGGCCGCCGCCTCGCGGTCGTCCACAGCTTCTCGACCGACGTCGCGTTCATCGTGGCTGACGTCACGAACGCGAGCGCGCCGCAGTACCTCGGCGAATTCGTGCTCATGAACGTGCATGTCTGGGACGCGACCATCAGCGCGGACGGGAAATACGCGCTTCTCGGCGCCTACCCGCCCGCGCTCAAGCCCGGCTGGACGCCGCGGGCGCCGACCCTCGACCTCGACGCGCTCGCCGCGCTCGAAGCCGGCCCCAGGGACTGGATCGTGCGCCCGATGTTCCGCGACGCGTGCACGGGCGAACTCCGTCAGGCGGGCCCCGAGAAGGCGCTCCCGCTTGCGCCCGGCATCATCCTCGTGAGCCTCGCGGACCCGACGAACCCGAAGCTCGTCGACTTCAAGCCGCAGCCCGTCATCGGTCCGCACAGCGTCTCGAGCGCGCTCGTCGACGGCAAGGTTTGGGCCATGGCCTCCGTCACCAACCTCGTGCACGAGGCGAGCTACTACACCTTCTTCCACGTCGAGGACACGGCGGGCGGGACGCTGCGCCCCGTCCACCTCATCCAGGTTCCGGGCCACCCGGGTCCGACGAAACTGAACGGCCACGTCGACGTCTCCGTCGCGAAGCATCCGATGACGAACAAGGTGTACGCGTACCTCGCAAACTGGGACGCGCTCTATGTCTACTCCATCGGCGGCGTCGTCCACGAACTCGTCGGGATGTGGGCCGACGGCCGCGCGGGCGCAGTGCACACGACGCTGCCGCTGCCCCAACTCCGCGACGGCCGGCACTACACCCTTGTCGGCCAGGAGGTCGGCGAGCCCGTCGAGCTTCCAAGCGGATGGGTCTACATCCTCGACACGACGGACCCCGCGAAGCCTGTCGAAGTCGGCCGCTGGACGCTCCCCATCAAGCCGAAGTGGGGCGGCGGCCTCATGTTCAGCCCGCATTACGTCGAGGTCGTGAACGAGACGCTCTTCGTCGCGAACTACCACGGCGGACTCTGGGCGATCGACATCACGAACCAGTCCGACCCGCGCGCCATCGGCATCTTCGTGCCGGACAGGCTTTCGCCTAAGCCCATCGGCGGCAAGGCGCCCGGACCGTCCGTGGGCGACGTCATCGCCGCCCCCGACGGGACGCTCACCGTGTGGGACGCGGGATCCGGCATCTACCAACTGCGCTTCGACGCGACGATGCCCGCGCCGCGAGCGCCCGCCTGGCCGCGCTAACCGTAGAGGTCGCTCCAGAGGTCGGCGAAGGCGTCGAGGAAATCGGGCGTCGGCTGGTACGCGAGAAGCAGCCGGTAGATCCGGTCGCGCTCGGCGAGCGTCAGGCGCGGCGTTCCGGGCTCCCGCACGACGATGCCCGCCTCCGCGAGCTTCGCGAGGTGGTAGCTCGTCGTGCTCTTCGCGACGCCCAGCTCGCGCGCGAGGTCCGCGTGCGTGAGCGGGCCGCGGTCGAGGAGGAGGAGCGCGACGTGGAGCGGCACCTGCTCGCGAAGGACGCCCACGAGCGGGATGTCCCTCTCGGTGACGCGCGCGGCCTTGCCTTTCGAGGTCGGATAGTAGCGGACGTAGCCGCCCTGCTCGCGGCCCTCGATGAAACCTTCCTCGTCGAGCTTGCGCACATGGTATTGCGCGAGCGCCGATGAGATGCGAAGCTCGCGCTCGAGGCCGCGCACGTGGATTCCGGGATATCGCCGCACGCTCGCGTAGACACGCTGGCGCGTGGAGACCGGATCCTCGCGACCGGCCACGTCAGGCGGACCTCCGGCGCAGGAGCGGCATCACGAGAAGGAGGAGGATCGCGAGGTCGAACACCGAGAGGGCGAGCTCGATCTCGTCGTGGCGGACCGCGTGCGTCATGACGTTGTAACCGCTGAACACGTTCTTCGCCACGAAGACGACGAACGCGGCCCCCACGAACCGCAGCGCGGGATTCGCGCGCCTCGCGGCCGCCCGGAAGGCTACGACCGCGAGGACGCCCGCGAGGGCCGCGACAAGCCCCGAGGTCGCGGCGGAAAGGAGCGCGAGGTCGGCGCCGACCGCTTCGGCGATGCCCGTCATGCGGCGTGAACGAGGATCTTGGGACTTAAGCCTGAGCGAGCGCGCGCAGCGCTTCGCCTTCATGGACGGTCACGCCCGGGACGCCCGTTGCGACGGCGCGGACCATCGCGCGCGCGACATCCTCCGCCCGGATCGCGCGGAATCTTGCAAGCGGGCCGCGAAGTACGGGATCCGCGAGCCGCGCGACGACGATGCCCGCCCGTTCGCCGCGCCGTCGCTCGCCACGCTCGCCCAGGAGGAGGGATGGGCGCACGAGATGGAGCGATGCGAAGCCGAGGCGACGGAGGGCCTCCTCCGCTTCGCCCTTCACGCGGCTGTAGAAGACCCGCGAGGAAGGATCGGCTCCCACGGAGCTGACGAACGCGCAGCGCGTCGCGCCGCGGGCGAGACCGACCTTCGCGACGGCGACCACGGCCTCGAAGTCGACCGCGCGGAAGGCCGCCCTGGACCCGGCCTTGGCCATCGTTGTGCCGAGCGCGACGTACACGTCATCGATGGGCCCGCCGGGCGCGGCCTGCGGGAGCGCCGCGAAGTCGACGGCGCGCGAGGCGACCTTGGCGCCGCCCTCGACCGGACGCCGCGCGAGCACTTCGATCGCGGCGACGCGAGGATCGGCCTCGAGGATGCGAAGGATGCGCGAACCCACGAGGCCCGTGGCGCCCGCAAGGAGCGCGCGTCGTCCGTCCACGCGCCGCGAGCGCGCGCCGGCCGCATGAGGCTGCCGCTCACGGCGGCGCGATCGGCCACGGATCGGGCGCGGGCATGGGTCGCGAGGCGTCGAAGCGCACCGCGTAGAGGCCGCTCGTGCCGTCGAAGAGCACGATGGTACCGTCGGCAAACGCGATGACATCCTCGACGGTCGGCGCCCAGCGCGCGTTCGCGTCGGGCGGGGCTGGCGACACGAGATCCGGGACGAAAACGCCGATGGAGGGAAGGAGCGCGAAGGACCCCTTGGTGCCGGCATCGAGATCCACGGCCCAGACGCCGCCGTGGTACATCGAGGCGAAGAGGGTCCGGTTGTGGACGCTGAAGTAATGGTTCGAGAACATGTAGGTCCCCGTCCACTCGACCTCGACGGGAAGGATCCAGGCGCCGACAGGCGTGGGCCTGGAAGGGTCCGTCGTATCGAGCATCCACACGGTTCCCGAGGGGTTCGGACCCGGACGGGAACCGAACTCCGGCCCGAGGAGCGTGTAGTGTCTTCCGTCCCAGAGCGCGCTCATCGGAAGCAGCGAATGCGTCTGTCCGGCGTAGGCCCTGCGTTCGGGCGTCCAGTCGCTCCAGTACCCGACCCGCTTCGGCTGGTGCGGATCCTTGAGATCGAGGATCGCGAAGCCGTACGACGTCGAGACGTAGGCGAGGACCGCGCCCGTGCCCGGGTGCTTCGCGATCCAGCCGTCGTGTCCGCCGAGCGCCTCCTGGACGGGCCGTCCCGCATCATGGTCGTCCGAGACCCACGTCGAAAGGAGCCGGAGCTTCGTTCCCGCGGGCGTCGGGGCGATCTCGTGGAACTCGTAATGATAGTAACCCTGGGCGTGGGCCGCGACGAGCAGCCACACGCGCCCGTCGATGACCGCGCTCATGACCGAGTGGCCCGCCGCCGCGAGGGGACGCTGGTCGATGACGCGAGGGTCCGCAGGATCCTCGATCGAGACGAGGATGATGCTCGAAGGGCGCGGGATGAGGTCCTCGCCCGCGACCGCGCGGAAGGAAGGCGCTCCGCACGGGCGCCACGCGAGGTCCGGCCCGGCGCCGCCGACGAGCGGAAGAGGGGGGAGCGCGGGCGCTCCGCGCGGCTCCGTCGTGACGAGGACGACGTGCTTCCCGTCGGGCACGACCGCGAGGTCGTACACGCGCGTGTTGCGCATCACGAGCTCGCCGAGCCACGCGGGCTCGAGCGGATTCGTGACGTCGACGAGCGCGAAGCCGCCGAGGTTGCGCTGCTCGACGGCCGCGAGGCGCCGACCGTTCGCCGTGTCCTGCGCGTCCCCGCAGAAGTGGCCTCCGGGGGTGCGCTTCAGCGATTCGCTGATGAGCGGGTTCCAGCCCACGACCTCGAAGTTCGGCGTCGACAGGTTCGCGTGGTGGTCGCGCGACTTGTGGTCATGGCCGTCCCCGAACGGAACCGCGAGCGCCGCCCACGCCGCATCGCCTTCGAGGGACGGGGATCGGGGCGCTTCGGGGGCCGCGACGCAGCCCGCGAGGGCGGCGGCGACGGCGAGGAGCAGGCCGGCGGACGGGCGCATGCGCCGCGGACGGGCGGAGGCACCGATAAGCCTTCGGAGCAGGAGCGGTCAAGGAGGCGGGGGGGCGCTCGGGAGTCTGCTCCAGAATCCTCAAACCGACCGGCTCGCCATGCGGTGATTCCACCGTAGGTCCCCCAAGGTGAACCCAAATGGCACGCAACATCCGAACGTTCCTCGCAGGGTTCGTGACGCTCGCGATCGCGACGTCGCTCCTGCCCGGCGCCTTCGCCGCTGAGCACGCGGGCGAGGGAATGGGCAAGACCCTGCGGGTGACCGCACACGACGAGGGAACGGAGTACTGGTTCGAGATCGAAGGCATGCCGGGGCGCAACCCCACCATGATGCTCGAGCCGGGGAAGAACTACACCGTCATGTTCCACAACAACGGCTCGCAGATGAACAACCTGAAGATCGGCGCGCCGCTCAACGTGAGCTCGCCGATGGTGGCCGCGGGCAAGAACGCGACGATGAACGTGACGGTCCCGATGAACGCGACCGGGACCGGCCAATACTGGTCCGATCCGTTCCGGCTCATGGGCATGGAGGGAATGGTCCAGTACGGCGCCATGAACCAGACCGGCGACCCGAACGGCAACCAGACGGGCGGCCCCGACGAGACGGTCGCTCCGACGCCCACGCCGGGCTTCGGTGCGGTCTTCGCGCTCGCCGCGATCGGAGCCGCGCTCGTGGCCGTCCGCGCCCTGCGCCGCCGCTGAACGCTCGACCCGGGCCGGCCGGCGGGCCGGCCCTCCTTTTCCTTATTGCCGGTGCTTTGCTTCGCGCTTCGCGAGCTTCTTCTGGACCCTGTCCATGTCGAGGTCCGGCGCCGCGTGCTCGCCACGCATCTCGCGCAGACCGGTCAGGTGGAATTCCAGCTCGCCCGGCGCG
Above is a genomic segment from Candidatus Thermoplasmatota archaeon containing:
- a CDS encoding sialidase family protein, whose protein sequence is MSRSAPALVVLAVVFAGCAGAPEPASPDGPPHGVAEWRLTPERERAAEVTIAANPVDPANLVVAANSMGGFALHRTADAGASWTASRFRAEDVARLAAGAPRFQRLSDPALAFGPAGELYLAGLAFQPTSAVFVAKSHDGGATWSSVGLVDESDIVTAFNDKEWLAVGPKTGTIIVAWQKEPAQDMLRDVEMRTGLDVDIGDIVVSRSTDGGATWSKPALASRGRHNNGTQVAFTPDGRAHLLWVNYETSTLDHVVSSDDGATWSAPRAAADVKIAPPLPRYARMHTLPALVADPEQNVLHAVWHDFRHGDVDVLAATSLDGGATWAAPRRVNDDAVGNGVHQLYPWAAVDPAGALHVAFYDMREDPSKPRFRFFHASSAIPGGPFGANRPVSLEPFTAFAKAGVGPTDVDDERRSFGDYTGLAANDRGVFPAWTDGRHEVETIYVARIPPS
- a CDS encoding ArsR family transcriptional regulator, whose protein sequence is MAGREDPVSTRQRVYASVRRYPGIHVRGLERELRISSALAQYHVRKLDEEGFIEGREQGGYVRYYPTSKGKAARVTERDIPLVGVLREQVPLHVALLLLDRGPLTHADLARELGVAKSTTSYHLAKLAEAGIVVREPGTPRLTLAERDRIYRLLLAYQPTPDFLDAFADLWSDLYG
- a CDS encoding PGF-CTERM sorting domain-containing protein, which produces MARNIRTFLAGFVTLAIATSLLPGAFAAEHAGEGMGKTLRVTAHDEGTEYWFEIEGMPGRNPTMMLEPGKNYTVMFHNNGSQMNNLKIGAPLNVSSPMVAAGKNATMNVTVPMNATGTGQYWSDPFRLMGMEGMVQYGAMNQTGDPNGNQTGGPDETVAPTPTPGFGAVFALAAIGAALVAVRALRRR
- the msrA gene encoding peptide-methionine (S)-S-oxide reductase MsrA codes for the protein MPSRRETATLGGGCFWCLEAAYEQLSGVESVVSGYAGGHVENPTYEAVCDGETGHAEVVQVTFDPAVVSYREILEVFFSIHDPTTKDRQGNDVGPQYRSIVLTHSDAQRQTAEAVMKEIESEGIWDRPLVTEVAPLTTFYPAESYHQGYYRRNPLQPYCLGVVRPKLAKFRSKWASKLKR